A part of Desulfobacter sp. genomic DNA contains:
- a CDS encoding HDOD domain-containing protein, which translates to MEKRLRIPSASDIKETLKSDHKALPSFTQVVAKMLSLCNDPNAPMADIAKLVETDPGISTRVLGIVNSAFSGLKRKVSAVSEAVVYLGIDEVKKICLGVTFFEKMIKAGNKNRFDRTFFWRHCLSVAILSQAIAKEIGYPRPEDAYTAGLLHDFGKIVLDQAGRVSYAGFIEKAAACTGQMSETERDLMGMGHDDVGAYYGRTWHFPDDLCLVIQCHHRRFAHLDLSREEMQLISIVSLADFLAWTQGMGAVDIICPPLLQPEVGRAIRLDTLDYEKLIRKMDEEIESTSRFYQFSFPSSDRFRANLLQANLKLSAINSDRFFSGEPAPSKGISPPGADGIAASLTAPHHSLNPKKIISATLRAICDDFGFDRIYILKMVKRLRRLQVTECLDRGQFSDGLSSARISLDEGAGRFIRCLRNKEPLVISGATPGEKKALETFSVRQMLIVPFCSHNKVIGLLGMDHAESGKDIEPALFSSISVVANELGLALENASTYSKARSVSLHDGLTGLLNRMALGDLLRKSFRKAVDGDTSLSLAMVDVDFFKKFNDRFGHQAGDNVLKLIAGTLKKISRPSDHVGRYGGEEFIVVLNDTDLPKAAVYAERIRREIETLGTLLSDRYPGLKLTVSIGISQYDPDVKNQDALVSKADKALYRAKAEGRNRVAAG; encoded by the coding sequence ATGGAAAAAAGACTCAGAATTCCCAGTGCATCTGATATAAAAGAAACGCTCAAAAGCGACCATAAGGCGCTGCCCAGCTTTACCCAGGTGGTCGCCAAAATGCTGTCGCTCTGCAATGATCCCAATGCCCCCATGGCAGATATCGCCAAACTGGTGGAAACGGATCCAGGCATTTCCACCAGGGTTCTGGGAATTGTGAACTCGGCGTTTTCCGGTTTAAAAAGAAAGGTGTCTGCGGTGTCGGAGGCAGTGGTTTACCTGGGGATTGATGAGGTTAAAAAAATCTGTCTCGGTGTGACCTTTTTCGAAAAAATGATCAAAGCCGGCAATAAAAACCGGTTTGACCGCACCTTTTTCTGGCGGCACTGCCTTAGCGTGGCCATCCTGAGCCAGGCCATTGCAAAGGAAATTGGATATCCCAGGCCCGAAGATGCATACACGGCGGGACTGCTTCACGATTTCGGAAAAATCGTCCTGGACCAGGCCGGCCGGGTCAGCTATGCCGGTTTCATCGAAAAAGCCGCCGCCTGTACCGGGCAGATGTCCGAAACGGAACGGGATCTCATGGGCATGGGCCACGACGATGTGGGGGCCTATTACGGACGGACCTGGCATTTCCCGGACGACCTCTGCCTGGTCATTCAATGCCACCACCGCCGGTTTGCCCACCTGGACCTTTCCCGGGAAGAGATGCAGCTTATTTCCATTGTTTCCCTGGCCGATTTTCTGGCCTGGACCCAGGGCATGGGGGCGGTGGATATTATCTGCCCGCCCCTGCTTCAGCCGGAAGTCGGCCGGGCCATCCGCCTTGACACCTTAGATTATGAAAAGCTCATCCGGAAAATGGATGAAGAAATTGAGAGCACCTCCCGGTTCTACCAGTTTTCTTTCCCCTCATCCGACCGGTTCAGGGCCAACCTGCTCCAGGCCAACCTGAAATTGAGCGCCATTAACTCAGACCGTTTTTTTTCCGGAGAGCCGGCCCCTTCAAAAGGAATTTCCCCTCCCGGGGCAGACGGTATCGCCGCAAGTCTCACCGCCCCCCACCACAGCCTGAACCCCAAAAAAATTATTTCAGCCACCCTGAGAGCCATCTGCGATGACTTCGGATTTGACCGCATCTATATCCTTAAGATGGTCAAGCGCCTGCGGCGTCTCCAGGTCACCGAATGCCTGGACCGGGGTCAATTCTCCGACGGCCTGTCCTCGGCCCGGATCTCCCTGGACGAAGGGGCCGGCAGATTTATCCGTTGCCTGAGAAATAAAGAACCCCTGGTGATTTCCGGCGCCACCCCCGGTGAAAAAAAGGCCCTGGAAACATTTTCAGTCCGCCAGATGCTCATCGTTCCATTCTGCAGCCACAACAAGGTGATCGGCCTTTTGGGGATGGACCATGCTGAATCGGGCAAGGATATAGAACCGGCGCTGTTTTCCTCCATATCCGTGGTGGCCAATGAACTGGGCCTGGCCCTGGAAAATGCCTCGACCTATTCAAAGGCCAGGTCCGTCTCCCTCCATGACGGGCTGACCGGGCTGTTGAACCGGATGGCCCTGGGCGACCTGTTGAGAAAATCATTCAGGAAAGCGGTGGACGGCGACACATCGCTTTCCCTGGCCATGGTGGATGTGGATTTCTTTAAAAAATTCAATGACCGGTTCGGCCACCAGGCCGGGGACAATGTCCTGAAACTCATCGCCGGGACCCTTAAAAAAATATCCCGCCCCTCCGACCATGTGGGCCGGTACGGGGGCGAGGAATTTATCGTTGTCCTCAATGATACAGACCTTCCCAAAGCTGCCGTTTATGCAGAAAGGATCCGCCGGGAAATCGAAACCCTCGGCACCCTTCTGTCAGACCGCTACCCGGGTCTTAAGCTGACGGTGAGCATCGGCATCAGCCAGTATGACCCGGATGTCAAAAACCAGGACGCCCTGGTGTCAAAGGCGGATAAGGCCCTTTACCGGGCAAAGGCAGAGGGCCGGAACCGGGTCGCTGCCGGTTAA
- the fdhF gene encoding formate dehydrogenase subunit alpha, which translates to MQYECIRTTCPYCGCGCQMLLEVTDGRLTNTLPLKDGEMNQGKLCIKGHTAHEFVHSEDRLTRPLIRKNGRLEPVGWEEAFACVVSGFSRIKAAHGGDAIGAFSCARSTNEENYAFQKLVRAGFGTNNIDHCARLUHAPTVAGLAAAFGSGAMTNSIEEIAHADCLLVVGSNTTEAHPLIAHRMFRAKERGATLIVVDPRKIQLARMADIHVRLKFGTDIAFINGVMNEIIQNDWHDRAFIEERTENFEALARTLGAYPVERAAELSGVPEETIRAVAKHFSRAGNASICYTLGITEHAHGVNNVKTLANLSMLTGQIGKPSAGVNPLRGQNNVQGACDMGALPNVYPGYQAVTDDGAREKFQNAWDRPLSGRLGKTIPEIMDGLIQGSLRGLFIFGENSVEGDPNTSHVRKALDAAEFLVVQDIFLTSTAEMADVVLPGACWAEVDGTFTNSERRVQRVRKAVEPPGRAMPNWQIFSELGRRMGLSMPYGAAGDIFDEMAGLTPSFAGISYDRIAHIGLQWPCPTPDHPGTAFLHHGRFTRGKGLFHSVEYSPSKELPDSSFPFILTTGRRYVHYNTSSMTGRCPSLQREMGDPMAQMNVADALKMGIATGDNICVTSRRGRVVTPVKADDTVPRGAIFMDFHFVHANSNNLLGTFLDPVSNTPDYKVCAVNIEKCASPDSPVTVKSA; encoded by the coding sequence ATGCAATATGAATGTATCAGAACCACCTGCCCCTACTGCGGGTGCGGCTGCCAGATGCTGCTGGAGGTGACCGACGGCAGGCTGACCAATACCCTGCCCCTGAAAGACGGGGAAATGAACCAGGGCAAGCTGTGCATCAAAGGGCATACCGCCCATGAATTTGTCCACAGCGAGGACCGCCTCACCCGGCCCCTGATCCGGAAAAACGGCCGGCTTGAGCCGGTTGGATGGGAGGAGGCCTTTGCGTGCGTGGTCTCCGGATTCTCCAGAATAAAAGCGGCCCACGGGGGCGACGCCATCGGCGCGTTCAGTTGCGCCAGAAGCACCAATGAAGAGAATTATGCATTCCAGAAACTGGTACGGGCCGGTTTCGGCACCAATAATATCGATCACTGCGCCCGGCTATGACATGCGCCGACAGTGGCAGGTCTTGCCGCTGCGTTCGGAAGCGGGGCCATGACGAACTCCATCGAGGAGATCGCCCATGCCGACTGCCTCCTTGTGGTGGGGTCCAATACCACCGAAGCCCATCCCCTGATCGCCCACCGGATGTTCAGGGCCAAGGAAAGGGGGGCGACGCTCATTGTGGTGGATCCCCGGAAAATCCAGCTGGCCCGGATGGCGGACATCCATGTCCGGCTGAAATTCGGAACGGACATCGCCTTTATCAACGGGGTGATGAACGAGATTATCCAGAACGACTGGCATGACAGGGCATTCATTGAAGAGCGGACCGAAAATTTTGAGGCCCTTGCCCGAACCCTTGGGGCCTACCCGGTTGAAAGGGCGGCTGAACTGAGCGGGGTGCCTGAAGAAACCATTAGGGCCGTTGCAAAACACTTCTCCCGGGCCGGGAACGCCAGCATCTGCTACACCCTGGGGATTACCGAGCACGCCCACGGGGTGAACAATGTGAAAACCCTGGCCAACCTGTCCATGCTCACCGGCCAGATCGGAAAACCCTCCGCCGGGGTCAATCCCCTGAGGGGACAGAATAATGTCCAGGGGGCCTGCGACATGGGAGCCCTGCCCAATGTATACCCCGGTTACCAGGCGGTAACCGATGACGGCGCCCGGGAAAAATTCCAGAATGCCTGGGACAGGCCCCTGTCCGGCCGATTGGGCAAAACCATCCCTGAAATCATGGACGGCCTGATCCAGGGGTCACTCCGGGGGCTGTTCATTTTCGGGGAAAATTCCGTGGAGGGAGACCCCAATACCTCCCATGTCCGCAAGGCCCTGGATGCTGCAGAATTTTTAGTGGTGCAGGATATTTTCCTCACCTCAACGGCAGAGATGGCGGATGTGGTGCTGCCCGGCGCCTGCTGGGCCGAGGTGGACGGCACTTTCACCAACAGCGAACGGCGGGTGCAGCGGGTGAGAAAGGCGGTGGAACCGCCGGGCCGGGCCATGCCCAACTGGCAGATTTTCTCAGAACTGGGAAGGCGCATGGGGCTTTCCATGCCCTATGGCGCTGCCGGGGATATCTTTGATGAAATGGCCGGACTGACCCCCAGTTTTGCGGGCATCAGCTACGACCGCATCGCGCACATCGGGCTGCAGTGGCCCTGCCCGACACCGGACCATCCCGGGACCGCCTTTCTTCACCATGGCCGGTTCACCCGGGGCAAAGGGCTTTTCCACAGCGTGGAATACAGCCCCTCAAAAGAACTGCCGGACAGCTCATTTCCTTTTATTTTGACCACGGGGCGCCGTTATGTCCACTACAATACCAGTTCCATGACCGGAAGATGCCCCTCCCTTCAAAGGGAGATGGGCGATCCCATGGCCCAGATGAATGTGGCGGACGCCTTAAAAATGGGGATTGCCACGGGGGATAATATCTGTGTCACCTCCCGGCGGGGAAGGGTGGTTACCCCGGTAAAAGCCGACGACACCGTCCCCCGGGGGGCTATTTTCATGGATTTTCATTTTGTCCACGCCAACTCCAATAACCTGCTGGGAACCTTTTTGGACCCGGTGTCCAACACACCGGATTACAAGGTCTGCGCCGTGAATATAGAAAAATGCGCCAGCCCTGATTCACCGGTCACCGTAAAAAGCGCTTGA
- a CDS encoding tyrosine--tRNA ligase, with protein sequence MNVLRILKERGFIENQTHDAELEDHLNTGGRRCYIGFDPTADSLHVGHLIPIMSLAHMQRCGHRPIALVGGGTGRIGDPSGKTEMRQMMTLETIENNVQAIKGQLSHFIDFGGDGAVLANNADWLAGLEYIPFLRDIGRHFSINRMVKAESYRQRIESEAGLSFIEFNYMLLQAYDFLNLFDTRGCMLQMGGSDQWGNILAGVELVRKTRAQTVFGITFKLITKSDGTKMGKTAGGAVWLDPEKTSPYDYYQFWINTGDLDVEKFLALFTFLPMAEIRQVGSLSGAGINQAKEILAFEATRLAHGRDAALDARTAAAAAFGSRDLSGEILPSSAIPRSGAGDVSAGLPTTCIPQGDLAAGIPAYQLFHRAGLARSAGEARRLIGQGGAYINGEKVVAFDQAVGAVHLKDGEMMLRAGKKRYHRITPEV encoded by the coding sequence ATGAATGTATTAAGAATTTTAAAAGAGCGGGGATTCATTGAGAACCAGACCCATGATGCGGAGCTTGAGGATCATTTAAACACCGGGGGGAGGCGTTGTTACATCGGGTTCGACCCCACGGCGGACAGCCTTCATGTGGGCCATCTCATCCCCATCATGTCCCTGGCCCACATGCAGCGCTGCGGCCACCGCCCCATCGCCCTGGTGGGGGGCGGCACCGGCAGGATCGGCGACCCCAGCGGAAAGACCGAGATGCGGCAGATGATGACCCTTGAAACCATTGAAAACAATGTGCAGGCCATCAAAGGCCAATTGTCCCATTTTATTGATTTCGGCGGGGACGGGGCTGTTCTGGCCAATAATGCGGACTGGCTGGCCGGCCTGGAGTACATTCCCTTTTTACGGGATATCGGCAGGCATTTTTCCATTAACCGCATGGTCAAGGCGGAAAGCTACCGCCAGCGCATTGAGTCCGAAGCGGGGTTGAGTTTCATTGAGTTCAATTACATGCTTCTCCAGGCCTATGATTTTTTAAATCTCTTCGACACCCGGGGCTGCATGCTCCAGATGGGGGGCAGCGACCAGTGGGGAAATATCCTGGCCGGGGTGGAGCTGGTCCGGAAAACCAGGGCCCAGACCGTATTCGGCATCACCTTTAAGCTGATCACAAAAAGCGACGGCACCAAAATGGGGAAAACCGCCGGCGGCGCGGTATGGCTGGATCCGGAGAAGACGTCTCCCTATGATTACTACCAGTTCTGGATCAATACGGGAGACCTGGATGTGGAAAAGTTTCTGGCCCTTTTTACCTTTCTGCCCATGGCGGAGATCCGGCAGGTGGGCAGCCTCTCGGGGGCCGGCATCAACCAGGCCAAAGAGATCCTTGCCTTTGAGGCCACCCGCCTGGCCCACGGCAGGGACGCGGCGTTGGACGCCCGAACCGCCGCTGCCGCCGCCTTTGGCAGCCGGGATTTGTCCGGGGAGATTCTGCCCTCCTCCGCCATCCCCAGGAGCGGCGCCGGGGATGTCTCCGCCGGCCTGCCCACCACCTGCATCCCCCAAGGCGATCTTGCGGCCGGTATCCCCGCCTACCAGCTCTTTCACCGGGCAGGCCTAGCCAGATCAGCAGGGGAGGCCCGCCGTCTCATCGGCCAGGGCGGTGCCTATATCAACGGTGAAAAGGTCGTGGCATTTGACCAGGCCGTGGGCGCCGTCCATCTGAAGGATGGTGAAATGATGCTGCGGGCCGGGAAAAAGAGATACCACAGGATTACCCCTGAGGTTTAA
- a CDS encoding ABC transporter ATP-binding protein, whose product MSDAKGFPGAEEKKVRLADLTLFRELLPHVRPYAWMLGLTTLLVFMVTGFELLLPTLTQKAIDGFIIPAGDTAGLSFLGLQITSFTTFCILFGLVIVGGFTLDFCQTLFMEYSGQKIILNLRIVLFSHMTGLPVSYYDKNASGRLVARVAGDIENMNEMFTSILVFIFKDLLLMAGVFAILFTINARLALYLSLIIPVIVLAIAYFSRVLRNVFRTIRQKISEINHRFSEGITGIKTIQTNTARQRFVREFHALNHAHFNAAMAQIRVFAVFMPMIGFLGVMSTAVIIWAGSYSVAGEVMTLGELVAFLSYMKLFFRPLRELSEKFNLLQNALASAERIITVLRTPRARHRLSDRAAALTGIDRLEFEDVTFSYTPDVPVLEKIGFTLDKGRSLGIVGRTGSGKSSIINLITGFYRPDMGIIRINRQPHQNMDIRDIRRRTALVMQDPILFSGTVRENISPAAGKNDDDLRAALHRANCGFLFDKFSGLDTKLSEGGRPLSSGEKQLVCIARAFAFNPDLIIFDEATSYMDSQSETQVHDAMNKLMEGRLAIIIAHRLSTVRECGNILVLKQGKVVEQGSHAALAAQNGEYAMLLKKETI is encoded by the coding sequence ATGTCTGATGCAAAGGGATTTCCCGGGGCCGAAGAAAAAAAGGTGCGCCTGGCCGACCTCACCCTGTTCAGGGAACTGCTCCCCCATGTCAGGCCCTATGCCTGGATGCTGGGGCTGACCACCCTGCTGGTGTTCATGGTTACCGGTTTCGAACTGCTGCTGCCCACCCTCACCCAGAAGGCCATTGACGGATTTATCATCCCGGCGGGGGATACTGCGGGCCTATCTTTTTTGGGCCTTCAGATCACAAGCTTCACCACCTTTTGTATCCTCTTCGGCCTGGTGATTGTCGGGGGCTTTACCCTGGATTTCTGCCAGACCCTGTTCATGGAATACTCGGGGCAGAAAATAATTCTCAACCTGCGGATCGTACTCTTTTCCCACATGACCGGGCTGCCGGTCTCCTATTACGATAAAAACGCCTCGGGCCGGCTGGTGGCCCGGGTGGCCGGGGACATCGAAAACATGAACGAGATGTTCACCAGCATCCTGGTATTTATCTTCAAGGACCTGCTGCTCATGGCCGGTGTCTTTGCCATCCTCTTTACCATCAACGCTCGGCTGGCCCTGTACCTGAGCCTGATCATCCCGGTGATTGTTCTGGCCATCGCCTACTTCTCCCGGGTGCTGCGCAATGTATTCAGAACCATCCGGCAGAAAATTTCCGAAATCAACCACCGGTTTTCAGAAGGGATCACCGGCATAAAAACCATCCAGACAAACACGGCCCGGCAGCGGTTCGTCAGGGAATTTCACGCCCTGAACCATGCCCATTTCAACGCGGCCATGGCCCAGATCCGGGTATTTGCGGTATTCATGCCCATGATCGGATTTTTAGGGGTGATGTCCACGGCCGTGATCATCTGGGCCGGTTCCTATTCCGTTGCCGGAGAGGTGATGACCCTGGGGGAACTGGTGGCCTTCCTTTCCTATATGAAGCTGTTTTTCAGGCCGCTGCGGGAGCTGTCGGAAAAGTTCAACCTTCTCCAGAACGCCCTGGCCTCTGCAGAACGGATCATCACTGTGCTGCGCACCCCCAGGGCCCGCCACCGGCTATCGGACCGGGCGGCCGCCCTGACCGGCATCGACCGGCTGGAATTTGAGGACGTAACTTTCTCCTACACCCCCGACGTGCCGGTACTCGAAAAAATCGGATTCACCCTGGATAAAGGCAGGTCCCTTGGCATTGTGGGCCGGACCGGCTCCGGTAAAAGCTCCATTATCAATTTGATCACGGGTTTTTACCGGCCGGACATGGGGATCATCCGCATCAACAGACAGCCCCACCAGAATATGGATATCCGGGATATACGCCGCCGGACCGCCCTGGTCATGCAGGATCCCATCCTGTTTTCCGGCACGGTGAGGGAAAACATCTCCCCGGCTGCCGGGAAAAATGATGATGACCTGAGGGCGGCCCTGCACAGGGCGAACTGTGGTTTTCTCTTTGATAAATTTTCAGGCCTGGATACCAAACTCAGCGAAGGGGGGCGGCCGCTGTCCTCCGGCGAGAAGCAGCTGGTCTGCATTGCCCGGGCCTTTGCATTCAACCCGGACCTCATCATTTTTGACGAGGCCACCTCCTACATGGATTCCCAGTCGGAAACCCAGGTCCATGACGCCATGAACAAACTCATGGAAGGGCGGCTGGCCATCATCATCGCCCACCGCCTCTCCACGGTGCGGGAATGCGGCAATATCCTGGTGCTCAAACAGGGCAAGGTGGTGGAACAGGGCAGCCATGCCGCCCTGGCCGCCCAGAACGGGGAATATGCCATGCTGCTGAAAAAAGAAACCATTTAA
- a CDS encoding sulfite exporter TauE/SafE family protein has translation MMNLSVFLFMGIFLITLVLTMVGLGGGLIFSPLFLLLGFAKSDAASASLFLNLIAAASAAYTYSREKMVDFSLSLPLILSSALAAPVGAYFNVRIDIKPFMAIMAGVLFLAGCRMLLSPPKSDDQTGVSTAKKIISGLVIGGVIGTMGGLLGIGGGVFVVPLLIYVIHTPTKIAAASSTFIVCFSSLTGFLGYMSMTEINWMFLLPAAVAAFAGGQAGARIMSRGLKGKTIRTIFSILLFALCAKLIYQSLFI, from the coding sequence ATGATGAATCTGTCTGTTTTTCTTTTTATGGGTATTTTCCTTATCACCCTGGTGCTGACCATGGTGGGGCTGGGCGGGGGGCTGATTTTCTCGCCCCTGTTTTTACTTCTCGGATTCGCCAAATCCGATGCTGCCTCGGCCTCATTGTTTTTAAACCTGATTGCCGCCGCCTCGGCCGCATATACCTATTCCCGGGAAAAAATGGTGGATTTCTCCCTGTCGCTTCCCCTGATTCTTTCCTCGGCCCTGGCCGCCCCTGTGGGCGCGTATTTCAATGTCCGCATCGACATCAAGCCCTTTATGGCCATCATGGCCGGGGTGCTTTTTCTAGCCGGGTGCAGGATGCTGCTCTCCCCGCCCAAAAGCGATGACCAGACCGGGGTCAGCACCGCCAAGAAAATAATCAGCGGACTGGTTATCGGCGGTGTCATCGGCACCATGGGCGGACTCCTGGGAATCGGGGGCGGTGTGTTTGTGGTCCCTTTGCTGATCTATGTCATCCATACCCCCACAAAAATTGCAGCGGCCTCCTCAACCTTTATTGTCTGTTTTTCCTCCTTAACCGGATTTCTGGGCTATATGTCCATGACCGAGATAAACTGGATGTTTCTGCTGCCAGCAGCCGTGGCCGCCTTTGCCGGGGGACAGGCCGGGGCGAGGATCATGAGCAGGGGGCTCAAGGGCAAAACGATCCGCACCATATTCAGTATTCTCCTCTTTGCCCTATGTGCCAAACTGATCTACCAATCCCTTTTCATCTAA
- a CDS encoding ABC transporter ATP-binding protein has product MELILPYFKKNLVRIMGGILCMIAVDLAQLGVPQIVKRAVDTLAAAGLDRQVLMVQCLIIVGLGIFMALLRYGWRILLMGAARDLERGIRDSLYEHVLSLDQAYYDKTKTGDIMAHATSDINHVRMAFGFGIIALVDTILLGSACITIMVWTSPKLTLLTLIPMPFLVLTTKFLGKKMHLFHRTAQEAFSALTEQIREGFFGIRVIKVFNFEPVIQDKVETASRDYFRKNLKRAVVNALLRPMLGLFFNLSTLIIVGYGGFLVIHKAISPGDLVAFIQYLGILAWPVIAIGWMTNLFQRGMASLNRIRTLLNAEPGIDTPSAPETIDRVEGNIELANVCFSYGGAAPVLSDISMDIRAGRRIGITGPPGSGKTSLIQLIPRLYDPDQGEIRLDGRRLKDLDPEFLRRRISLMAQEPFLFSGTLEENILMGRAADRDQLHRVIRLCDLEETLARMPDGLDTVVGERGVTLSGGQKQRVALARTLVTDKPVILLDDPVSQLDTQTAQKVITGIFEMNPQSALVMVSHRLSALAACHRIYILDKGKIAAAGTHEELKETNTFYRESFRVQQFEEDAHV; this is encoded by the coding sequence GTGGAACTGATCCTTCCCTATTTCAAAAAAAATCTTGTCCGAATCATGGGCGGCATCCTCTGCATGATCGCCGTGGACCTGGCCCAGCTAGGGGTGCCCCAGATCGTCAAACGGGCCGTAGACACCCTGGCGGCGGCCGGGCTGGACCGCCAGGTACTGATGGTCCAATGCCTGATCATTGTGGGCCTGGGGATCTTCATGGCCCTGCTGCGCTACGGGTGGCGGATCCTGCTCATGGGGGCGGCCCGGGACCTGGAACGGGGGATCCGGGACAGCCTGTACGAACATGTGCTCTCCCTGGACCAGGCCTATTACGACAAGACCAAAACCGGGGATATCATGGCCCATGCCACCTCGGACATCAACCACGTACGCATGGCCTTCGGTTTCGGCATCATCGCCCTGGTGGACACCATCCTCCTGGGGAGCGCCTGCATCACCATCATGGTCTGGACCAGCCCCAAACTCACCTTGCTGACCCTGATTCCCATGCCCTTCCTGGTCCTGACCACCAAGTTTCTGGGCAAAAAAATGCACCTTTTCCACCGCACGGCCCAGGAGGCATTTTCCGCCCTTACCGAGCAGATCCGGGAAGGCTTTTTCGGCATCCGGGTCATCAAGGTCTTTAACTTCGAACCGGTGATTCAGGACAAGGTTGAGACGGCCTCCAGGGACTATTTCAGAAAAAACCTGAAACGGGCCGTGGTCAACGCCCTGCTCCGGCCCATGCTCGGTCTTTTCTTTAACCTGTCCACCCTGATCATCGTCGGCTACGGCGGTTTTTTAGTAATACATAAAGCCATCAGCCCCGGGGACCTGGTGGCCTTTATCCAATATCTGGGAATCCTTGCCTGGCCCGTCATCGCCATCGGCTGGATGACCAATCTCTTCCAGCGGGGCATGGCTTCCCTGAATCGGATCAGGACCCTGCTCAACGCCGAACCCGGCATTGACACGCCCAGCGCCCCGGAGACCATCGACCGGGTTGAGGGAAATATTGAACTGGCAAATGTCTGCTTTTCCTATGGGGGGGCGGCCCCGGTTCTCTCTGATATCTCCATGGATATCCGGGCGGGCCGCCGCATCGGCATCACCGGCCCGCCCGGATCGGGCAAGACCAGCCTGATCCAGCTCATCCCCAGGCTGTACGATCCGGACCAGGGCGAAATCCGCCTTGACGGCCGCCGGCTCAAAGACCTGGATCCGGAATTTCTCCGCCGCCGGATTTCCCTCATGGCCCAGGAGCCCTTTCTATTTTCCGGCACCCTTGAGGAGAATATTCTCATGGGCCGGGCCGCGGACAGGGACCAGCTGCACCGGGTGATCCGGCTCTGCGACCTTGAGGAAACCCTGGCCCGCATGCCCGACGGCCTCGACACGGTGGTGGGGGAACGGGGCGTCACCCTCTCCGGGGGCCAGAAGCAGCGGGTGGCCCTGGCCCGGACCCTTGTCACGGACAAGCCGGTGATCCTCCTGGACGATCCGGTCAGCCAGCTGGATACCCAGACCGCCCAGAAAGTGATCACCGGCATATTTGAAATGAATCCGCAATCGGCACTGGTCATGGTCTCCCACCGGCTATCGGCCCTGGCGGCCTGTCACCGGATCTATATTCTGGATAAAGGAAAAATCGCCGCCGCCGGCACCCACGAGGAACTAAAGGAGACAAACACCTTTTACAGGGAATCCTTCAGGGTCCAGCAGTTTGAGGAGGACGCCCATGTCTGA
- a CDS encoding sulfate permease: MSNRFRFTRMELAGSLGDLGALLPIAAAMVLVNGLSPVGLFFSIAVFFILSGICFGVTVPVQPMKVIGAYAIATAMAPSQIMASSLLMGCFLLIVGLTGAIEVIRKITPKSTIRGVQLSTGALLISGGVKFIIGKSNFQALQNAAEPYLSIQTLGPLPIGMIIGLAGAIATFLLIDNKRYPAGLVVVAGGLLTGLILGAGTGIGLGNMGFHLPEFLPFGFPGMPDFTFALFALVLPQLPMTLGNAVLAYTDLSREYFGDTASKVTNRNACISMALANFFSFCLGGMPMCHGAGGLAAHYRFGARTAGSNLMIGMIFLVLAVVLGNDIVKFINLLPMAVLGVLLVFAGAQLTLTIMDLDTRKDYFVATMILGITLASNLAAGFIAGMVIARLLKWEKLSV, translated from the coding sequence ATGTCGAACCGTTTCAGATTTACCCGTATGGAACTGGCAGGATCACTGGGCGACCTGGGCGCCCTGCTTCCCATTGCCGCCGCCATGGTGCTGGTCAACGGCCTCAGCCCGGTGGGCCTTTTTTTCAGCATTGCGGTATTTTTCATTCTCTCGGGCATCTGCTTCGGGGTAACCGTTCCGGTCCAGCCCATGAAAGTCATCGGGGCCTATGCCATTGCAACGGCAATGGCCCCCTCCCAGATCATGGCCTCCTCCCTGCTCATGGGATGCTTTCTTCTCATTGTCGGGCTGACCGGCGCCATAGAAGTCATTAGGAAAATCACGCCGAAATCGACGATCCGGGGCGTCCAGCTGTCCACGGGCGCCCTTCTTATCTCAGGGGGAGTCAAGTTCATCATCGGCAAATCAAACTTCCAGGCCCTTCAGAATGCTGCAGAACCGTATCTCTCCATCCAGACCCTGGGCCCGTTGCCCATCGGCATGATCATCGGCCTGGCCGGCGCCATTGCCACCTTTCTGCTCATCGACAATAAGAGATATCCTGCCGGCCTGGTAGTGGTGGCAGGCGGGCTTCTCACAGGGCTGATACTGGGCGCCGGCACCGGCATCGGCCTGGGCAATATGGGATTTCATCTCCCTGAATTCCTCCCTTTTGGCTTTCCGGGAATGCCTGACTTTACCTTTGCCCTTTTTGCCCTGGTCCTGCCCCAGCTTCCCATGACCCTGGGAAATGCCGTGCTGGCCTATACCGACCTTTCGCGTGAGTATTTCGGCGATACCGCCTCAAAGGTGACAAACCGGAATGCCTGCATCAGCATGGCCCTGGCCAATTTTTTCAGTTTCTGCCTGGGGGGCATGCCCATGTGCCACGGCGCCGGGGGCCTGGCCGCCCATTACCGGTTCGGGGCCCGTACCGCCGGGTCAAACCTGATGATCGGTATGATTTTCCTGGTACTGGCAGTGGTGCTGGGCAATGACATCGTTAAATTTATCAACCTGCTCCCCATGGCCGTTCTGGGGGTTCTTCTGGTGTTTGCCGGTGCCCAGCTCACCCTGACCATCATGGATCTTGACACCCGCAAGGACTATTTTGTGGCCACCATGATCCTGGGCATCACCCTGGCATCCAACCTGGCCGCCGGCTTTATCGCCGGAATGGTCATTGCCCGGCTTCTCAAGTGGGAAAAACTCTCCGTTTAA